CTGATCTTGTCCCATGGCCTCTTGAAACATGAGATGCGCTCGCTCCCACTCCATCTGGGATTTTCGCACGTCCATAAATACACTCCACATTTTTTCTTGCTCTTCAGCCGTTATCATTGGTTCCCGATTGGATTTACCAGTCCTGTTCCACCAACTCATCTGAATCTACCTC
Above is a window of Paenibacillus uliginis N3/975 DNA encoding:
- a CDS encoding DUF2508 family protein, whose product is MSWWNRTGKSNREPMITAEEQEKMWSVFMDVRKSQMEWERAHLMFQEAMGQDQIDYAIYMLEAAERKYQMNLKQAKELKMNSAHMHEEERKRENG